Proteins encoded by one window of Geobacter sp. DSM 9736:
- a CDS encoding glycosyltransferase family 2 protein, which translates to MRLSIVIPVFNAENTIEALCNRLFDLYSSSCELEIVLVNDNSQDSTHTICSRLHRSRPDTVTYVRLSRNFGEHSAVMAGLNVATGDFCVVMDDDFQNPPEEVGRLVEEIGKGYDVVYTRYAEKRDSLFRNMGSRLNDKVANIVLRKPADLYLSSFKIMNRFLVDEIIKYTGPDPYIDAIILRTTASIGKIEVRHDARRHGRSGYTFMKLVSLWGNMVIGCSLIPLRILGVVGLVMTAAGVYIGGEALVDYLIPHLQDPSEYRVIMSYSVFSRGFLLLCLSVVGEYVGRIYLSLNSDPQFVIRERLSVRRKLMAAATTEERRKGYDAALRA; encoded by the coding sequence ATGAGACTTTCGATAGTAATCCCCGTGTTCAATGCCGAAAACACGATCGAAGCACTGTGCAATAGACTCTTCGACCTCTACTCCTCGTCCTGTGAACTCGAAATAGTGCTCGTCAACGACAACAGCCAGGACAGCACCCATACCATATGCAGCCGCCTGCACCGCAGCCGGCCGGACACAGTCACCTACGTGCGGCTTTCCCGTAATTTCGGCGAGCACAGCGCCGTGATGGCCGGCCTGAATGTAGCTACCGGTGATTTCTGCGTGGTCATGGATGACGACTTCCAGAATCCTCCGGAGGAGGTGGGGCGTCTCGTCGAGGAGATCGGCAAGGGCTATGATGTTGTCTATACCAGGTACGCGGAGAAGCGTGACAGTCTTTTCAGAAATATGGGGAGCCGTCTGAATGACAAGGTGGCGAATATCGTGCTCAGGAAGCCAGCCGACCTGTACCTGTCGAGCTTCAAGATCATGAACCGGTTTCTCGTGGACGAGATCATCAAGTATACCGGACCTGATCCCTACATAGACGCGATAATCCTCAGGACCACAGCCAGCATCGGAAAAATCGAGGTCCGCCACGACGCGAGAAGGCACGGCAGGTCGGGATACACCTTCATGAAACTGGTGTCCCTGTGGGGGAACATGGTGATCGGCTGCTCCCTCATCCCACTTAGGATACTGGGTGTTGTCGGACTTGTCATGACGGCAGCAGGCGTCTACATCGGGGGGGAGGCTCTTGTCGATTACCTGATCCCCCACCTCCAGGACCCGAGCGAGTACAGGGTCATCATGTCTTACTCGGTATTTTCCCGTGGCTTCCTGCTCCTCTGCCTCAGCGTGGTCGGAGAATACGTCGGGCGCATCTACCTGTCGCTTAACAGCGACCCCCAGTTCGTCATACGCGAAAGACTTTCGGTTCGCCGAAAACTGATGGCGGCAGCGACGACGGAGGAGCGTAGAAAGGGATACGATGCCGCACTGCGTGCCTGA
- a CDS encoding tetratricopeptide repeat protein, whose translation MKNRKNKAGVSPAGPAEVPAPASVSDASLMEDPFIHLLLLICLCFASYWNSMAVPFTFDDFPYLCENPLIRSLSFFSGSLPPDSAFTNIDLKYNFILRPVAYFTFTLNYLAGGMQPGSYHLVNLLIHLGSTLLVYLLVRSLLILARQTGKDEKSLSFISFFTAAIFAVHPVQTQAVTYIVQRFTSLAAFLYLLTIFLYLRYRSSGSSALRAVYFLAALASAVCAMKTKEIAFTLPFVLLMVEFLFLEGSRRKRILGLLPFLLTMLIIPLNVAELSAQSSQSGSVLMNGTNLVNFKNVSPADYAITQLRVLMTYLRLLIFPVNLNIDYDYPLYTSLFDRIILLSLAGNLLLFGGGIWLLKLSYGETVHRLHLRIAAFGILWYFTALSVESSIIPLDDLIFEHRLYLPSVGFLLSAVTGADLLRQSLPRRTPAVAGAICLILIVFSMATIRRNSDWKNIWQDAVEKSPNKARPWNNLGDALMKGGNPVQAITSFKKALDLQPDYADAWMNLGTAYIDAGEYDKALEVLHSVLRKNPLDFHALNSVGVAYANQGEIEKAVGFFEKSNAVNPAYDTARTNLERARRELGLGGYSPPIPEIGVRSLE comes from the coding sequence ATGAAAAACAGGAAAAACAAGGCCGGGGTCAGCCCGGCCGGCCCGGCAGAAGTTCCGGCTCCTGCCTCCGTATCCGATGCAAGCCTGATGGAGGACCCATTCATCCATCTCCTCCTCCTGATCTGCCTCTGTTTCGCCTCCTACTGGAACAGCATGGCCGTTCCCTTTACCTTCGACGATTTCCCCTATCTCTGCGAGAATCCACTGATACGAAGTCTTAGCTTCTTTTCCGGCTCCCTCCCCCCCGACAGTGCATTTACGAACATCGACCTCAAATACAACTTCATCCTCCGCCCCGTAGCCTACTTCACCTTCACCCTCAACTACCTTGCGGGGGGGATGCAGCCGGGATCGTATCATCTGGTAAACCTCCTGATCCATCTCGGAAGCACGCTGCTGGTATACCTGCTGGTCCGAAGCCTTCTCATCCTTGCACGGCAGACGGGGAAGGATGAGAAGAGCCTCTCTTTCATCTCCTTCTTCACGGCCGCCATCTTCGCCGTTCATCCCGTCCAGACCCAGGCGGTCACCTACATCGTGCAACGGTTCACGTCGCTGGCGGCTTTTCTTTACCTGCTGACGATATTTCTCTATCTCAGGTACCGTTCTTCGGGCAGCAGCGCGCTCAGGGCCGTCTACTTCCTTGCCGCACTCGCCTCGGCAGTCTGCGCCATGAAAACCAAGGAGATCGCCTTTACGCTCCCCTTCGTCCTGCTAATGGTCGAGTTCCTCTTTCTTGAAGGGAGCAGGCGCAAGCGCATTCTGGGCCTGCTCCCCTTTCTCCTCACCATGCTGATCATACCGCTGAATGTGGCCGAGCTTTCCGCACAGTCGAGCCAGTCAGGTTCGGTCCTTATGAATGGGACAAATCTGGTCAATTTCAAGAATGTCTCGCCGGCAGATTATGCAATAACGCAATTACGGGTGCTCATGACCTACTTGCGCCTGCTCATTTTTCCGGTGAACCTGAACATCGACTACGATTATCCCCTCTACACAAGCCTCTTCGACCGAATAATTCTCCTCTCGCTTGCAGGAAACCTGCTGCTTTTCGGCGGCGGAATATGGCTGCTGAAGCTCTCCTATGGCGAAACAGTGCACCGCCTGCACTTGAGGATCGCAGCCTTCGGGATTCTATGGTATTTCACCGCCCTATCCGTCGAGTCGAGCATCATTCCGCTGGACGATCTTATATTCGAGCACAGGCTGTATCTTCCCTCGGTCGGATTCCTACTTTCCGCCGTGACGGGGGCAGACCTTCTCAGGCAGTCTCTTCCCCGGCGCACTCCTGCCGTTGCCGGTGCGATCTGCCTCATACTGATCGTGTTTTCGATGGCAACCATCAGGAGAAACAGCGACTGGAAGAATATCTGGCAGGACGCCGTGGAGAAGAGTCCGAATAAGGCGCGCCCATGGAACAACCTTGGGGACGCCCTCATGAAGGGGGGGAATCCCGTACAGGCCATAACCAGCTTCAAGAAGGCGCTGGATTTACAGCCGGACTACGCCGATGCATGGATGAATCTGGGAACCGCGTACATTGATGCGGGTGAGTACGATAAGGCACTGGAAGTTCTCCATTCGGTGCTTCGGAAAAATCCGCTGGACTTTCATGCCCTTAATAGCGTAGGTGTAGCATATGCCAATCAGGGAGAGATTGAGAAGGCGGTCGGCTTTTTCGAAAAAAGCAACGCCGTCAATCCGGCATACGACACCGCCCGCACTAATCTTGAACGGGCACGCCGTGAGCTGGGCCTTGGAGGGTATAGTCCGCCGATCCCCGAAATAGGGGTTCGGTCCTTGGAGTGA
- a CDS encoding response regulator: MSKSFDILLVEDNEADAFLMQEAFAESRYRINLSTVGDGVEAVEFLRRNGRFAEAPRPDLIMLDLNMPKKDGRQVLSEIKNDDDLKVIPVIILTTSESEADVALSYSSHASCYITKPMGLEEMYRIIRSIEDYWFSVVRLPQK; this comes from the coding sequence ATGAGCAAGTCCTTTGACATTCTGCTGGTTGAAGACAACGAGGCCGATGCTTTTCTGATGCAGGAAGCCTTTGCGGAAAGCCGCTACCGGATAAACCTCTCAACCGTTGGAGACGGGGTGGAAGCTGTCGAGTTTCTTCGCCGCAACGGAAGATTCGCCGAGGCTCCGCGCCCAGACCTGATAATGCTCGATCTGAACATGCCGAAAAAGGACGGGCGCCAGGTGCTCTCGGAGATCAAGAATGATGACGACCTGAAGGTCATCCCCGTTATCATACTGACCACATCCGAATCGGAGGCAGATGTGGCCCTTTCCTACTCATCCCATGCCAGTTGCTACATCACAAAACCGATGGGGCTTGAGGAAATGTACAGGATCATCAGAAGCATCGAAGACTACTGGTTCTCCGTGGTGAGGCTTCCCCAGAAGTGA
- a CDS encoding NDP-hexose 2,3-dehydratase family protein, translating to MPHCVPEMVAEVQDGSSSAPDFVYDLCHSRTSANALHSDEHVDFWIEERLARPRLHIIPTPLERLCRWRIDPISGNIRHDSGRFFTVTGVKVRHRTQTAELEWDQPMIDQPEVGILGIIAKKIDGILHFCLQAKEEPGNVNSVQLSPSVQATYSNYTRVHGGSAPPFVNFFLNPPPEKVIFSKLQTEDGGRFLYKSNRNMIVLVDENELPVLPEGFIWLTLRQIARLLLRDNLIHATTRSILSCLVFPLRESEDYRMLRSLPEIIQWLDDQKAFNHLFVKREGLNTLQEWEMDRDGYFSHREGRFFRVIGINVTSAGREVSSWSQPIVETPEKGVIGLLMRVIAGERYFLMQAKPDVGNRSIIQLGPTVQFTPGNYIGNRRLAKPFLFDDFMGSGRFPVISAGFQSEEGARFFREEHLHTVLMLPEGTELLLPPEFRWLNEAQLHFFLHLGESVNSCARSVLSCLL from the coding sequence ATGCCGCACTGCGTGCCTGAAATGGTGGCCGAAGTGCAGGATGGATCTTCCTCGGCGCCCGATTTTGTGTACGACCTTTGCCATTCACGAACGAGCGCGAATGCCCTCCACTCCGACGAGCATGTGGATTTCTGGATCGAAGAGCGCCTTGCCCGGCCCCGTCTTCACATCATACCCACGCCCCTGGAAAGGTTGTGCCGGTGGCGGATCGACCCGATCAGCGGCAATATCCGTCACGATTCGGGCCGTTTTTTCACCGTAACGGGAGTCAAGGTACGTCATCGGACCCAGACGGCCGAGCTGGAATGGGACCAGCCGATGATCGACCAGCCCGAAGTGGGTATTCTCGGCATTATCGCGAAGAAGATCGACGGTATCCTCCATTTCTGCCTGCAGGCGAAGGAAGAGCCCGGCAACGTGAATTCGGTGCAGCTTTCCCCCTCCGTGCAGGCTACGTACAGCAACTACACACGTGTGCATGGCGGCAGCGCGCCCCCGTTCGTAAATTTCTTTTTAAATCCTCCTCCGGAAAAGGTTATTTTTTCGAAGCTTCAGACCGAGGATGGAGGGCGCTTCCTCTACAAGTCGAACCGGAACATGATCGTGCTGGTGGACGAGAACGAACTGCCTGTCCTCCCCGAAGGCTTCATCTGGCTCACTCTCCGACAGATTGCGCGTCTCCTTCTCCGGGACAACCTGATCCACGCCACTACCCGAAGTATTCTTTCCTGCCTGGTTTTCCCCCTCCGGGAGTCGGAGGATTACCGGATGCTTCGTTCGCTGCCCGAGATCATACAGTGGCTGGACGACCAGAAGGCCTTCAATCACCTGTTCGTCAAGCGGGAGGGGCTCAACACGCTGCAGGAATGGGAAATGGATCGCGACGGGTATTTTTCGCACCGGGAGGGGAGGTTTTTCCGTGTCATCGGCATCAATGTGACCTCTGCCGGCCGCGAGGTATCCTCCTGGAGCCAGCCGATCGTCGAAACCCCCGAAAAGGGGGTGATCGGCCTCCTGATGAGGGTGATCGCAGGTGAGAGGTACTTCCTGATGCAGGCGAAGCCTGATGTGGGGAACCGGAGCATAATTCAGCTGGGGCCGACCGTCCAGTTCACGCCGGGAAACTACATCGGCAACAGGAGACTGGCAAAACCCTTTCTGTTCGACGACTTCATGGGGAGCGGTCGATTCCCCGTCATATCCGCCGGCTTCCAGTCGGAAGAAGGAGCGCGTTTTTTCCGTGAGGAACATCTGCATACGGTTCTGATGCTTCCGGAAGGAACGGAGCTTCTTCTCCCTCCCGAATTCCGCTGGCTCAATGAAGCGCAGCTCCACTTTTTCCTCCACCTTGGGGAGAGTGTGAACTCGTGCGCACGGAGCGTGCTGTCATGTCTGCTGTAA
- a CDS encoding MASE3 domain-containing protein, protein MMKSFPIKSTLLLLAVLGALFWVSDNYLLFHSLVEIFSVVIACGIFIIAWNSRRFMENHYFLFLGIGCLFVGALDLLHTLAYKNMGVFAANDPDLPTQLWLSARFVQAASFLLAPIFLTRKLLPHVAVAAFAGVTAILLASIFAWDIFPVCFTEGQGLTTFKRTSEYLIALSLLGGLILIRRKKGEFDPQVAQLLNLALAVLIASELAFTLYTDVFGISNKIGHFLKMAGFFLIYKALIEIGLTRPYDLLFRELKKSEEALAKERNDLVESEEKFRLLAENAQDVIYAFHFEPIPGFQYVSPSVARITGYTPDEFYEDPTLPERIVCSRDRTLLKEVYDSPERFFTKPFSLCCVKKDGTEFWMEQLIRPIYDPGGIIVSVMGIGRDITERKVAEERIEMLNTDLAARAYQLEISYGELEKSNQRLASVNRELEVANRDLEAFNYTVSHDLRAPLANISGSCNVLVEAHAGELSGQALEFLGYIEKETVRMSDLIRVLLNFSRFSRQPLQKQAVDLTAEARSVAAELQMSRPHPGAKISIAEGLSCHGDPGLLRVVLENLIGNAWKYSAKTETPFIEVGMTEREGEVLFFIRDNGVGFDQEQGEKLFRPFQRLHSRDFEGFGIGLATVQRIIERHDGRVFAEGAVGKGATFYFIVGP, encoded by the coding sequence ATGATGAAGAGCTTTCCCATAAAATCCACGCTACTGCTACTGGCGGTTCTTGGGGCGCTCTTCTGGGTGAGCGACAACTACCTGCTGTTCCACTCTCTCGTCGAGATCTTCTCCGTAGTGATAGCCTGCGGCATTTTCATAATCGCTTGGAACAGCCGCCGCTTCATGGAGAACCACTATTTCCTGTTCCTAGGGATCGGCTGCCTCTTTGTTGGAGCCCTGGACCTCCTTCACACCCTCGCTTACAAGAACATGGGAGTCTTCGCGGCAAACGATCCCGACCTTCCGACCCAGCTCTGGCTTTCCGCCCGATTCGTACAAGCCGCCTCCTTTCTCCTGGCCCCGATTTTCCTGACGCGCAAGCTCCTTCCCCATGTTGCCGTTGCCGCATTTGCCGGAGTCACTGCAATCCTACTGGCTTCGATCTTCGCATGGGATATCTTTCCCGTCTGCTTCACTGAGGGGCAGGGGCTCACCACCTTCAAGCGTACAAGTGAATATCTCATCGCCCTATCCCTGCTCGGTGGCCTGATCCTGATACGGCGCAAGAAGGGGGAGTTCGACCCCCAGGTGGCCCAGCTCCTCAATCTGGCGCTTGCCGTTCTCATCGCTTCCGAGCTCGCCTTCACCCTCTATACCGACGTGTTCGGCATCAGCAACAAGATCGGCCATTTTCTGAAGATGGCTGGCTTTTTCCTGATATACAAGGCTTTGATCGAAATCGGCCTGACCCGTCCCTACGACCTGCTTTTCCGCGAGCTGAAAAAGAGCGAGGAAGCCCTGGCAAAGGAGCGGAACGATCTGGTCGAAAGCGAGGAGAAGTTCCGGTTGCTGGCGGAAAACGCCCAGGACGTGATCTATGCCTTCCATTTCGAGCCGATTCCGGGTTTCCAGTATGTGAGTCCCTCTGTTGCCAGAATTACCGGTTATACACCCGATGAATTTTATGAAGACCCGACACTTCCGGAAAGGATCGTGTGTTCCCGCGACCGCACCCTCCTTAAAGAGGTCTATGACTCTCCCGAAAGGTTCTTCACCAAGCCCTTCAGTCTGTGCTGCGTGAAAAAGGATGGAACGGAATTCTGGATGGAGCAGCTCATCCGCCCCATTTACGATCCAGGCGGGATAATTGTTTCCGTCATGGGAATCGGCCGAGACATCACCGAGCGAAAGGTGGCAGAGGAACGGATCGAGATGCTGAACACCGATCTGGCGGCGCGGGCATATCAGCTGGAGATTTCATACGGCGAGCTGGAGAAGTCGAACCAGCGACTCGCATCTGTAAACCGGGAGCTTGAGGTCGCCAACCGAGATCTTGAGGCCTTCAACTACACCGTGTCACACGACCTCCGTGCGCCCCTCGCCAATATCAGCGGCTCATGCAATGTTCTTGTCGAAGCGCACGCAGGTGAGCTTTCCGGGCAGGCTCTGGAGTTCCTCGGTTATATAGAAAAAGAGACTGTCCGCATGAGCGATCTGATCAGGGTCCTGCTCAATTTCTCCAGGTTCAGCCGGCAGCCCCTGCAGAAGCAGGCTGTCGACCTGACTGCCGAGGCACGTTCCGTTGCCGCCGAACTGCAGATGAGCCGGCCTCACCCTGGTGCGAAGATATCCATCGCCGAGGGACTGAGCTGCCACGGCGACCCCGGCCTGTTGCGCGTAGTTCTTGAAAACCTGATCGGAAACGCCTGGAAATACAGTGCGAAGACGGAGACTCCCTTTATAGAAGTGGGAATGACCGAGCGCGAAGGGGAAGTGCTTTTCTTCATCCGTGACAATGGTGTCGGTTTCGATCAGGAGCAGGGGGAAAAGCTCTTCCGCCCCTTTCAGCGCCTGCATTCCCGCGACTTCGAGGGGTTCGGCATAGGGCTGGCGACTGTTCAGAGGATCATCGAGCGGCACGACGGGCGGGTTTTCGCCGAAGGGGCTGTCGGAAAGGGAGCCACTTTCTATTTCATCGTAGGTCCCTGA
- a CDS encoding bifunctional 2-polyprenyl-6-hydroxyphenol methylase/3-demethylubiquinol 3-O-methyltransferase UbiG, which produces MNKPEYERMYRVEDSHWWYRGLHDLVIRHVSRESAGRKGLSLLDAGCGTGRLCSLLTSFGDVAGCDVSSDALAFCRERGLGNVFHADLNQVDLGCCRYDIITAIDVLYHRNIRDDHAVVARFHRALKPGGLLIVNLVAFEFLRSTHDIAVHTRKRYRRKEAVEMLERAGLQVETAAYRLGFLFPPIACYRLARRILHAGGEASAVDSDVRLPSPGINRLLLGAVLLENRLVQRGLGPAGSSVFLTARKSSQK; this is translated from the coding sequence GTGAACAAACCTGAATACGAGCGTATGTACCGGGTGGAGGACTCCCACTGGTGGTACAGGGGCCTTCACGATCTAGTTATCAGGCACGTCTCCAGGGAATCCGCAGGAAGAAAAGGGTTGTCGCTACTCGACGCCGGCTGCGGCACCGGCCGGCTCTGTTCCCTTCTCACTTCCTTCGGGGATGTTGCAGGGTGCGATGTATCTTCGGATGCCCTGGCGTTCTGCAGAGAGCGGGGGCTGGGAAACGTCTTTCATGCCGACCTGAACCAGGTCGACCTGGGCTGCTGCCGGTACGACATCATCACCGCAATCGACGTGCTCTACCATCGGAACATCAGGGACGACCATGCAGTTGTGGCGCGGTTTCACCGGGCGCTCAAGCCGGGAGGGCTCCTCATCGTCAACCTGGTTGCGTTCGAGTTTCTCCGCAGCACCCATGACATAGCTGTTCATACGAGGAAGCGGTACCGGAGGAAGGAAGCGGTGGAGATGCTGGAGCGCGCGGGGCTGCAGGTGGAAACAGCAGCATACCGGCTCGGATTTCTATTCCCCCCTATTGCCTGCTACCGGCTGGCCAGGCGCATCCTCCACGCCGGCGGGGAGGCGTCTGCGGTCGATTCAGATGTGCGGCTCCCCTCGCCGGGGATAAACCGTCTTCTTCTGGGCGCGGTACTCCTGGAGAACAGGCTCGTGCAGAGGGGCTTGGGGCCCGCTGGTTCATCCGTGTTCCTTACGGCTCGGAAGTCGTCCCAAAAGTAA
- a CDS encoding DegT/DnrJ/EryC1/StrS aminotransferase family protein: protein MSAVKAGEEMTAGGEANETAVRYWDYLRDYRRHREELLAVVDSVLSSGRLILGKRVESLENKFSLYCGARFGVGVNSGTDALFLSLKALGIGEGDEVVTVANTAVPTVAAIRSTGATPVFVDVEPDTFLMDVRLLPQVLTSRTRCVLPVHLCGQPVDLAPLQEFAELEGVEILEDCAQAAGATYRGRRVGSFGSIGAFSFYPTKILGGYGDGGMAVTSCETLYRKLKRLRFYGMEGAYCSEEEGYNSRLDELQAALLDFRLGLLEEEVGRRRAIAAMYSEHLSGVGDLVLPAEGKEREHRFYLYTIRTSFRGELMAFLAEKGVETRVNYPTPIHLMPGYRFLGYREGSLPVTERLAGEILSLPMYHDLSDHEVWRVIEEIRCFFARDLPSITRPA from the coding sequence ATGTCTGCTGTAAAAGCCGGTGAAGAAATGACTGCGGGGGGAGAAGCGAATGAAACGGCTGTCCGTTACTGGGACTACCTTCGGGATTACAGGCGGCATCGGGAGGAGCTTCTTGCGGTAGTTGACAGCGTCCTTTCCTCCGGTCGGCTCATACTCGGAAAGCGTGTGGAGTCTCTGGAAAATAAATTTTCCCTTTACTGCGGCGCAAGATTCGGTGTCGGTGTCAACTCGGGCACCGATGCGCTCTTCCTTTCACTCAAGGCTCTCGGGATAGGTGAGGGGGACGAGGTCGTCACCGTCGCCAACACGGCAGTCCCTACCGTAGCCGCAATCAGGTCCACGGGGGCCACGCCTGTCTTCGTGGATGTGGAGCCCGACACTTTCCTCATGGATGTCCGCCTGCTGCCCCAGGTTCTGACTTCACGGACCCGTTGCGTGCTGCCGGTGCATCTATGCGGGCAACCGGTGGACCTGGCCCCGCTCCAGGAGTTCGCTGAGTTGGAGGGGGTGGAGATTCTTGAAGATTGTGCGCAGGCGGCAGGAGCGACCTACAGGGGCAGAAGGGTCGGGAGCTTCGGATCCATCGGTGCCTTTTCCTTCTATCCGACGAAGATACTCGGCGGGTACGGGGACGGGGGGATGGCCGTCACTTCCTGCGAAACGCTGTACCGGAAGCTGAAGCGCCTCCGTTTCTACGGGATGGAGGGGGCTTACTGCAGCGAGGAGGAGGGGTACAACTCCCGTCTGGACGAGCTGCAGGCGGCACTCCTCGATTTCCGACTCGGCCTTCTGGAGGAAGAGGTCGGAAGGCGACGGGCAATAGCCGCCATGTACAGCGAGCATCTGAGCGGGGTAGGCGACCTGGTCCTTCCCGCGGAGGGGAAGGAGAGGGAGCACCGCTTCTACCTCTACACGATCCGGACCTCTTTCCGGGGTGAGCTCATGGCTTTTCTTGCCGAAAAAGGGGTGGAAACCCGGGTCAACTATCCCACACCGATCCACCTCATGCCTGGATACCGCTTCCTCGGCTACAGGGAAGGGAGCCTGCCGGTAACGGAGCGGCTGGCGGGGGAGATACTCTCCCTTCCGATGTATCACGATCTTTCGGATCACGAAGTGTGGCGGGTGATCGAAGAAATCCGCTGCTTTTTCGCGCGCGACCTCCCGTCGATTACGAGGCCAGCGTGA